Proteins from a single region of Cupriavidus sp. MP-37:
- a CDS encoding NCS1 family nucleobase:cation symporter-1: MMQTTATPADAAQAQGGHAAHGNALIKPSYDERLTNEDLAPLRKQTWGTYNIFAFWMSDVHSVGGYITAGSLFALGLTSWQVLVSLLVGIVIVQYFCNLVAKPSQVTGTPYPVICRASFGVLGANIPAIIRGLIAVAWYGIQTYLASSAFLVLALHFFPSLAPYADLKLHGFAGLSTLGWASFMVLWVLQALVFWTGMETIRKFIDWAGPAVYVVMIALAIWLVNKAGWENVNFTLSFVKYTGWEAVPVMLSAIALVVSYFSGPMLNFGDFSRYAKDFKAVKRGNFWGLPVNFLGFSLLTVITTSATLPVFGKLITDPVETVSHIDSTFAMLLGAFTFMTATIGINIVANFVSPAFDFSNVSPKHISWRTGGMIAAVASIFITPWNLYNNPAVIHYTLDVLGAFIGPLFGILIADYYLVRRQHVEVDDLYTLNPRGRYWYRNGFNPAAVATMIPAAIIPILCVVVPAWQAAANYSWFIGMGIALVLYRQLAPRMMPGHLAAPTAPASGQV, from the coding sequence ATGATGCAAACCACCGCAACACCCGCCGACGCAGCGCAGGCGCAGGGCGGGCATGCCGCACATGGCAATGCCCTGATCAAGCCCAGCTACGACGAACGCCTGACCAACGAGGACCTGGCGCCGTTGCGCAAGCAGACCTGGGGCACCTACAACATCTTTGCGTTCTGGATGTCCGACGTGCACAGCGTGGGCGGCTATATCACCGCCGGCAGCCTGTTCGCGCTTGGGCTGACCAGCTGGCAGGTGCTGGTGTCGCTGCTGGTGGGGATCGTGATCGTGCAGTACTTCTGCAACCTGGTGGCCAAGCCCAGCCAGGTGACCGGCACGCCCTATCCGGTGATCTGCCGGGCCTCTTTCGGCGTGCTCGGCGCCAATATCCCGGCCATCATCCGCGGACTGATCGCGGTGGCGTGGTACGGCATCCAGACCTACCTGGCGTCGAGCGCCTTCCTGGTGCTGGCGCTGCACTTCTTCCCGTCGCTGGCGCCGTACGCTGACCTCAAGCTGCATGGCTTCGCCGGGCTGTCCACGCTGGGCTGGGCGTCGTTCATGGTGCTGTGGGTGCTGCAGGCGCTGGTGTTCTGGACCGGCATGGAGACCATCCGCAAGTTCATCGACTGGGCCGGCCCGGCGGTGTACGTGGTGATGATCGCGCTGGCGATCTGGCTGGTGAACAAGGCCGGCTGGGAGAACGTCAACTTCACGCTGAGCTTCGTCAAGTACACCGGCTGGGAAGCGGTGCCGGTGATGCTGAGCGCGATCGCGCTGGTGGTGTCGTACTTCTCCGGCCCGATGCTGAATTTCGGCGACTTCTCGCGCTATGCCAAGGATTTCAAGGCGGTCAAGCGCGGCAACTTCTGGGGCCTGCCGGTCAACTTCCTGGGCTTCTCGCTGCTGACCGTGATCACCACCTCGGCCACGCTGCCGGTGTTCGGCAAGCTGATCACCGACCCGGTGGAAACCGTCAGCCATATCGACAGCACCTTCGCCATGCTGCTGGGCGCCTTCACCTTCATGACCGCGACCATCGGCATCAATATCGTCGCCAACTTCGTGTCGCCGGCGTTCGACTTCTCCAACGTGTCGCCCAAGCACATCAGCTGGCGTACCGGCGGCATGATCGCCGCGGTGGCGTCGATCTTCATCACGCCCTGGAACCTGTACAACAACCCGGCGGTGATCCACTACACGCTCGACGTGCTGGGTGCCTTCATCGGCCCGCTGTTCGGCATCCTGATCGCCGACTACTACCTGGTGCGGCGCCAGCACGTGGAGGTCGACGACCTGTACACGCTGAACCCGCGCGGCCGCTACTGGTACCGCAATGGCTTCAACCCGGCGGCGGTGGCCACCATGATTCCCGCGGCCATCATCCCGATCCTGTGCGTGGTGGTGCCGGCCTGGCAGGCGGCGGCCAACTACAGCTGGTTCATCGGCATGGGCATCGCGCTGGTGCTGTACCGGCAGCTGGCGCCGCGCATGATGCCGGGCCACCTTGCCGCGCCCACCGCACCGGCCTCCGGCCAGGTTTGA
- a CDS encoding aspartate/glutamate racemase family protein, giving the protein MKLKIINPNTTQSMTDKIGQCAAAVAAPGTRISAVSPRMGPASIESHYDEALSVPGILDEILAGEQEGVDGYVIACFGDPGLYAAREVARGPVIGIAEAAMHMASVVGSSFSVVTTLARTCNIAWHLAERYGMKRFCNNVRACDLPVLELERPGSDARRIITEACRRALVEDRSECIVLGCAGMTDLCDEIADAIGAPVIDGVSCAVKLAEAMVSVRLGTSKRGDWARPLPKAYAGMLAPYALN; this is encoded by the coding sequence ATGAAGCTGAAGATCATCAATCCCAATACCACCCAGAGCATGACCGACAAGATCGGGCAGTGCGCCGCCGCCGTGGCGGCGCCCGGCACGCGCATCAGCGCGGTCAGCCCGCGCATGGGCCCGGCTTCGATCGAAAGCCACTATGACGAGGCCCTGTCGGTGCCCGGCATCCTCGACGAGATCCTGGCCGGCGAGCAGGAAGGCGTGGACGGCTACGTCATCGCCTGCTTCGGCGACCCCGGCCTGTACGCCGCGCGCGAAGTGGCGCGCGGACCGGTGATCGGCATCGCCGAGGCCGCGATGCACATGGCCAGCGTGGTCGGCAGCAGCTTCAGCGTGGTCACCACGCTGGCGCGCACTTGCAATATCGCCTGGCACCTGGCCGAGCGCTACGGCATGAAGCGCTTCTGCAACAACGTGCGCGCCTGCGACCTGCCGGTGCTGGAACTGGAGCGCCCCGGCTCGGACGCGCGCCGCATCATCACCGAGGCCTGCCGCCGCGCGCTGGTCGAAGACCGCAGTGAATGCATCGTGCTCGGCTGCGCCGGCATGACCGACCTGTGCGACGAGATCGCGGATGCCATCGGCGCGCCGGTGATCGACGGCGTGTCGTGCGCGGTCAAGCTGGCCGAGGCGATGGTCTCGGTGCGACTGGGCACCAGCAAGCGCGGCGACTGGGCGCGGCCGCTGCCCAAGGCGTATGCCGGCATGCTGGCGCCCTATGCCCTGAACTGA